AAACTCGCAGCGGCGTCCCCTTGATCATGTACAAAAACATCGACTACCTGCGAGACAAAGAAGGCCGCATCGTTGGCGGCATCGAGTCCTTTATCGATCTCAGCAAACAGGTGGAGCTTGAACAGCAACTGCGCGAACAGACGGTTCATCTGGAAGCCGCCGTACGTCAGCGCACCCTTGAGCTCGAAAACGAACGCACGCGCCTGGTCACCGCCCTCGACGCCATGACGGACTTCGCCTACATTGCCTCGGCAGACTATCAGGTTCAGTTTATGAACCGAGCCATGCTCGAGGCATTTGGCCCTATTGAAGGTCGCCCCTGCTATACGGCCCTGCATGGGCACCAGAGCCCCTGCACAGGCTGCCCTATGCAGAAAGTGCTGGCGGGAAAAACGGTCAAGGAAGAGCGACATTACGGCAGTAAAGGCCAGACCTTTGAAATCATCCACACCCCACTGATCACCTCTGCCGGCACCACCCAGAAGATGGCGGTTTTTCGCGATATTACCGAACGCAAAGCAGCCGAAGAGAAACTTCGCCACGCCAATCGCGAACTCGATGCCTTTGTCTACACCGTCTCCCACGATCTGAAAACGCCCCTGACGCCCATTCTCGGCTATGCCGATTTTCTTCGTGAGGAATACGCCGACAACCTCGACGAGCGTGCCCTGGATATTCTGGCTGAGATTGAGGGGCAAGGCCGCAAGATGTTGGCCCTGATGGAGGATATTCTGACCCTGGCCCGGCTGGGCAGAGTGGAGCTTCCGCGTGTCCCCGTCGACCTCAACCGGGTCGTGGAAGATATTCTTGAGGATTACCAGGTTCTGCGGCAGGAGATGAAGGTGCACATAAAGCTCGACACCCTCCCCGCGCTCCGTTTTCCCGAAACCCTGCTGTCTTCCCTTTTTTCCAACCTCATCGGCAACGCCCTGCGCTACGGCGCCAAACCGGGCGGATCCATAGAGATTGGCTCCCTCTGTGAAGACGGCACCTATCACATTTTCGTGCGCGATCACGGCCCGGGGCTTGATGATCAAGACAAGGCACATATCTTCGATCTCTTTTACCGCTCCCGAAATACCCGCAACAGACCCGGCACGGGGGTGGGGCTGACGACGGCCAAAAAAATCATGAACCTCTACGAAGGCCAGATCCGCGTGGAGGACACTCCGGGCGGGGGGTGCACTTTCTGGCTTGACTTCCCCGCCACCGATGATTCTGTTTAACAACAAAGTTTCCCCAGCCTGTCACTTTCACTTTTTGCCAACAGGATAACTATGGACCGTTTGTTCAAAGGGCACATGAAGTTCAGGGAAGAAGACTTCGAAAGTCACCGGGAACTCTTCAAGGAGCTCGGCCGGACCCAGAAACCGCACACCCTGTTCATCGGCTGTTCCGACTCGCGGGTTGTTCCCAACCTCATTACCCAGACCCACCCCGGCGAACTCTTCATCGTTCGCAACGTCGCCAATATCGTGCCCCCCTACCGTCAGACCGAAGAATATGTGGCCACCACTTCGGCCATCGAATATGCTGTGCAGGCTCTGGAAGTCGACACCATTGTCATCTGCGGCCATTCCAACTGCGGTGGCTGCGCGGCCCTGAACCTGCCGCCGGAGAAACTTGACCATCTGCCCCATGTGCGCAAGTGGCTGGAAGTTTCGAAGGAAGTCAAGGGGCGTGTCGACCGCCTGATGACCGACGACTCTCCCGAGGAACGGGAGTGGCTCACGGAGCAGATCAATATCCTGGTGCAGATGCGAAATCTGCTGACCTATCCCTATATTGAAGAGAAATATCGCAAAGGCGCTTTGAACATCTACGGCTGGCACTACATCATCGAGACCGGTGAAATCTACAATTTCAACGATG
The sequence above is a segment of the Desulfuromonas sp. KJ2020 genome. Coding sequences within it:
- a CDS encoding carbonic anhydrase, giving the protein MDRLFKGHMKFREEDFESHRELFKELGRTQKPHTLFIGCSDSRVVPNLITQTHPGELFIVRNVANIVPPYRQTEEYVATTSAIEYAVQALEVDTIVICGHSNCGGCAALNLPPEKLDHLPHVRKWLEVSKEVKGRVDRLMTDDSPEEREWLTEQINILVQMRNLLTYPYIEEKYRKGALNIYGWHYIIETGEIYNFNDAKEVFELVS
- a CDS encoding PAS domain-containing sensor histidine kinase; its protein translation is MSNLLSTLGLEHVLQTIPSGLFLVDLNRNIVYWNAEAERLTGYAAHEIVGKPCTALEGIECDLTCGLFSGTLPKPIIGARCTIKTRSGVPLIMYKNIDYLRDKEGRIVGGIESFIDLSKQVELEQQLREQTVHLEAAVRQRTLELENERTRLVTALDAMTDFAYIASADYQVQFMNRAMLEAFGPIEGRPCYTALHGHQSPCTGCPMQKVLAGKTVKEERHYGSKGQTFEIIHTPLITSAGTTQKMAVFRDITERKAAEEKLRHANRELDAFVYTVSHDLKTPLTPILGYADFLREEYADNLDERALDILAEIEGQGRKMLALMEDILTLARLGRVELPRVPVDLNRVVEDILEDYQVLRQEMKVHIKLDTLPALRFPETLLSSLFSNLIGNALRYGAKPGGSIEIGSLCEDGTYHIFVRDHGPGLDDQDKAHIFDLFYRSRNTRNRPGTGVGLTTAKKIMNLYEGQIRVEDTPGGGCTFWLDFPATDDSV